A region of Moorena producens PAL-8-15-08-1 DNA encodes the following proteins:
- a CDS encoding RNA-guided endonuclease InsQ/TnpB family protein — protein MYKTIPIKATFTDEEKAFWIFQCEQANSLINCAIYYTKQKHYNWLEQQKESFTTYWKGDDLRYGWKTYKCSTKYPELDQALKLNPHYKAMAAQSAQQTLLTVGESIASYNQLVGLYYKEKVDRPKLLRYRKKGGLAAVTFPRQALSYKNGYFAPSISRETKPHLITEIALEPPGFIDPDWVKEVTIRPYLGELWIDWVIDDGFEPVSHNPNLDYSQAWSFDHGGDNWLTGVSTHGKSLIIDGRKLKSMNQGHCRLVAKYKEGKPDFYWDANLDSPKATLRERVQRKRNNQMRDGINKAARFIINRCLNDHIGNLIIGWNEGQKNRSTMGKRGNHNFVVIPTKRLIERLKQLCLEYGIKLTITEEAYTSKASYLDEDPLPKYGEKPNGWKPSGCRVKRGLYKSSEGWLINADCNGAANIARKVAAQLGLDLTRVGRGALTLPNRYDLFTCLSKLYRTRSDEVRFQPAS, from the coding sequence TTGTACAAAACAATCCCGATAAAAGCGACATTTACAGACGAAGAAAAAGCTTTTTGGATTTTTCAGTGTGAACAGGCCAATAGCTTAATAAATTGTGCTATTTACTACACCAAACAGAAACACTACAATTGGCTTGAACAACAAAAAGAATCATTCACCACCTACTGGAAAGGTGACGATCTTAGATATGGCTGGAAAACCTACAAATGCAGTACAAAGTACCCGGAACTAGATCAAGCCTTAAAGTTAAATCCACATTACAAAGCAATGGCTGCTCAATCTGCTCAACAGACGCTCTTGACAGTCGGTGAGTCCATTGCTAGTTACAATCAATTGGTGGGTCTATATTACAAAGAAAAAGTCGATAGACCAAAACTTCTTAGATATCGCAAGAAGGGAGGGTTAGCTGCTGTTACATTTCCTCGTCAAGCATTAAGCTATAAAAACGGTTATTTTGCTCCGTCGATCAGTAGAGAAACCAAACCTCACTTAATTACTGAGATTGCGCTAGAACCACCAGGTTTCATAGATCCAGATTGGGTCAAAGAGGTGACAATTCGCCCGTACCTGGGAGAGCTATGGATTGACTGGGTGATTGATGACGGGTTTGAGCCAGTCTCCCACAATCCCAACCTGGATTACTCCCAAGCCTGGAGTTTCGATCACGGTGGAGATAACTGGTTGACTGGTGTTTCGACCCACGGGAAAAGCCTGATAATTGACGGTCGCAAGCTCAAGTCAATGAACCAGGGCCACTGCCGGTTAGTTGCTAAGTACAAAGAAGGTAAGCCCGATTTTTACTGGGATGCCAACCTGGATTCGCCGAAGGCGACGCTACGCGAACGGGTTCAGCGAAAGCGAAACAACCAGATGAGGGATGGAATCAACAAGGCGGCTAGGTTCATTATTAACCGGTGTTTAAATGATCACATTGGAAACCTGATAATTGGTTGGAATGAGGGACAGAAAAATCGTTCGACTATGGGAAAGCGGGGTAATCATAATTTTGTCGTAATCCCCACCAAAAGACTGATTGAGAGATTAAAGCAACTCTGTTTAGAGTATGGCATTAAATTAACAATTACCGAGGAAGCGTACACCAGTAAAGCGTCTTACCTTGACGAGGATCCATTGCCAAAATATGGTGAAAAACCCAACGGATGGAAGCCGTCAGGATGTCGGGTGAAACGCGGTTTATACAAGTCTTCCGAAGGATGGCTGATAAATGCCGATTGTAACGGTGCTGCAAATATCGCCAGAAAAGTAGCTGCACAGTTGGGCCTTGACCTGACCAGGGTAGGTAGGGGAGCTTTGACACTCCCAAACCGGTATGATTTGTTCACTTGCTTGAGTAAATTATACCGGACAAGAAGTGACGAGGTGCGGTTTCAACCCGCCTCGTAA
- a CDS encoding vWA domain-containing protein: protein MGGSLVEDRDYTLIIDKSGSMSSPDYQDRSKSRWQIAQESTLAVARKCEQLDPDGITVYLFSSRFRRYDNVTSDKVEQIFQENDPMGRTDLAGVLKDATDDYFKRKAAGQTKPNGETFLVITDGEPDDRKAVMRVIIEASRLIDKDEELGISLIQVGNDAMATRFLKVLDDDLQGAGAQFDIVDTVTLEDMENMTLAEVLLNAIID, encoded by the coding sequence GTGGGAGGTTCACTCGTGGAAGACCGTGACTATACGTTAATCATCGACAAAAGTGGCAGTATGTCTAGCCCAGACTACCAAGATAGGAGCAAAAGTCGATGGCAGATTGCCCAAGAGTCTACCTTAGCAGTGGCCAGAAAATGTGAACAGCTCGATCCAGATGGGATTACGGTTTACCTGTTTTCTAGTCGCTTTAGACGGTACGATAATGTTACCTCAGATAAAGTAGAACAAATTTTCCAAGAAAATGATCCCATGGGTCGCACCGATCTAGCTGGTGTGCTAAAGGATGCCACCGATGACTACTTTAAGCGCAAAGCGGCTGGGCAAACCAAACCCAATGGGGAAACCTTCTTGGTGATAACCGATGGTGAGCCAGATGACCGCAAAGCTGTAATGCGAGTGATCATTGAAGCATCTCGGCTAATAGACAAGGATGAAGAACTAGGCATTTCACTGATCCAAGTGGGTAATGATGCCATGGCAACTCGGTTTCTGAAAGTACTTGATGATGACCTTCAAGGGGCTGGTGCTCAATTTGACATCGTGGACACAGTCACTCTGGAAGACATGGAGAATATGACCTTAGCCGAGGTCTTGCTTAACGCGATTATTGATTAA
- a CDS encoding endonuclease/exonuclease/phosphatase family protein: MTNSTSNPLVKILNNWILSLFIILTIVVTLLSVTSYFFRDNVYLEFTTNFKHQYLVLGVLPLIYFALTRRKVWVIVTLFCLMINLTEILPWYIPKISFGASGEPMRLFLFNVSFSNKRYDDAMALVKEEKPTIAAFLEAKDPWPEQLEELREVLPYTISIPELQMEVYSRLPLQESEILEYGKSRGLVKLDLRIAGAEASVIVTHAYPQFYFGKQGDLGEQGWQWRNQDLEEEIGDYIKQIEKPVVLIGDLNVTMWSPYYKSLIQSSGLRDARAGFGILPTLSQFSPANPWLAIPVDHCLVSRDVKVIKMRTGPDLGSYHLPVITDIALRLASEVRSQKSEVRF, from the coding sequence ATGACTAACTCAACTTCTAATCCATTGGTTAAGATATTAAACAACTGGATTTTATCGTTATTCATTATCTTAACTATTGTTGTCACATTACTCTCTGTAACTAGCTATTTTTTTAGAGATAACGTATACTTAGAATTCACAACTAATTTTAAACATCAATATCTAGTATTAGGGGTATTACCATTAATTTATTTTGCCCTAACTCGCCGCAAAGTTTGGGTGATAGTCACGTTATTTTGCTTAATGATTAACTTGACAGAAATCCTTCCTTGGTATATCCCTAAAATCAGCTTTGGGGCTTCCGGTGAACCCATGCGTCTGTTTCTGTTCAATGTCTCGTTTTCCAATAAGCGATATGATGATGCTATGGCCTTGGTCAAAGAAGAAAAGCCCACCATTGCCGCTTTTTTAGAAGCCAAAGACCCTTGGCCTGAACAATTAGAAGAGTTAAGAGAGGTTTTACCCTATACTATCAGTATTCCAGAACTTCAGATGGAAGTATACAGTCGTTTACCATTACAAGAATCAGAAATTCTGGAATACGGTAAATCTCGTGGTTTGGTCAAATTAGATTTAAGGATTGCTGGCGCAGAGGCTTCAGTAATTGTTACTCACGCCTATCCACAATTTTATTTTGGGAAGCAAGGGGATTTGGGAGAGCAAGGTTGGCAGTGGCGCAATCAAGATTTAGAAGAAGAGATTGGAGATTATATAAAACAAATTGAAAAACCAGTGGTGCTAATTGGTGATTTAAACGTTACGATGTGGTCACCCTACTATAAAAGTTTAATCCAAAGTTCGGGATTGCGTGACGCTCGTGCTGGGTTTGGGATTTTACCAACCCTATCACAATTTTCACCAGCCAACCCTTGGTTAGCTATTCCTGTAGACCACTGTTTAGTCAGTCGAGATGTTAAGGTGATCAAGATGAGAACTGGCCCTGATCTTGGTTCATATCATCTTCCGGTCATTACTGATATAGCGCTACGCTTAGCGTCAGAAGTCAGAAGTCAGAAGTCAGAAGTCAGATTTTGA
- a CDS encoding R3H domain-containing nucleic acid-binding protein, with protein sequence MPAEIRSSLEQHPEKDSLIEVIMDLGRFPEVRFRDRADYLCDTPVTIEQINHCVERVGSFSGDNRAGIEGTLHRISAIRNRPGEIIGLTCRVGRAVFGTIGMIRDLVETGSSILMLGRPGVGKTTALREIARVLADELDKRVVIIDTSNEIAGDGDIPHPAIGRARRMQVASPEHQHQVMIEAVENHMPEVIVIDEIGTELEAQAARTIAERGVMLVGTAHGNRIENLIKNPTLSDLVGGIQAVTLGDDEARRRGSQKTVLERKAPPTFEIAVEMLERKRWVVHESVADTVDNLLRGRQPNPPVRTEDENGKVTITRELPSAPVAIPPNGRTRGHLTLTTPSQPKGWRSSGQMKPLSLQEPEPARENSMFEKLLAESWSQQERLGQGMEMLGPNGEDLPLQVYPYGISRHQIEQVIQILNLPVALTKNMDTADVVLGLRSHVKSHSKLKSIAKSRQIPIHAIKASSIPQITRALRRLLHMDDPTIPDAADLELFAQSVSEDEIEALEEARLAVEQIVIPKGQPVELLPRSPKVRKMQHELVEHYRLKSSSFGDEPNRRLRIYPA encoded by the coding sequence ATGCCCGCCGAAATTCGGTCATCATTGGAGCAACATCCTGAAAAGGACAGTTTGATCGAAGTGATTATGGATCTCGGTCGCTTCCCAGAAGTGCGTTTTCGTGATCGGGCAGACTACCTTTGTGATACACCAGTTACTATCGAACAAATCAATCACTGTGTTGAGCGAGTGGGATCCTTTAGCGGTGATAACCGAGCAGGAATTGAGGGCACCTTGCACCGCATTAGTGCAATTCGGAACCGTCCAGGGGAAATTATTGGCTTAACCTGTCGTGTGGGTCGAGCGGTCTTTGGTACCATCGGCATGATTCGTGACTTGGTGGAAACGGGTTCGTCAATTTTGATGCTGGGGCGTCCTGGTGTAGGCAAAACAACTGCTTTACGGGAAATTGCCCGAGTTCTGGCAGACGAATTAGACAAACGGGTAGTGATTATCGACACCTCTAATGAAATTGCTGGAGATGGGGATATTCCCCACCCAGCTATTGGTCGAGCCCGACGGATGCAGGTAGCTAGCCCAGAACATCAGCATCAGGTGATGATTGAGGCGGTGGAAAACCATATGCCAGAGGTGATCGTTATCGATGAAATTGGCACAGAACTAGAAGCTCAGGCAGCTCGTACCATTGCGGAACGGGGGGTGATGCTGGTGGGGACTGCTCACGGCAATCGGATTGAAAACTTAATTAAAAATCCCACTCTTTCGGATTTAGTAGGCGGTATCCAGGCTGTAACCCTAGGCGATGACGAAGCCAGACGGCGAGGCTCTCAGAAAACCGTTTTGGAGCGCAAAGCCCCCCCAACCTTTGAAATCGCTGTAGAAATGCTAGAGCGTAAGCGTTGGGTCGTACACGAAAGTGTTGCGGACACGGTTGATAATTTGCTCAGGGGACGTCAACCAAATCCTCCAGTCAGGACAGAAGATGAAAATGGTAAGGTCACCATTACCAGAGAATTACCTAGCGCTCCAGTTGCCATTCCGCCAAATGGTCGGACCAGGGGTCACCTTACCCTAACGACTCCTAGCCAACCAAAAGGTTGGCGTTCATCTGGACAGATGAAGCCCCTATCCCTTCAAGAACCAGAGCCAGCTCGAGAAAATAGCATGTTTGAAAAGCTGCTGGCTGAGTCTTGGTCACAGCAAGAGCGCTTGGGTCAAGGGATGGAGATGTTAGGACCTAATGGTGAGGATTTGCCACTACAGGTCTATCCTTACGGCATTAGTCGTCATCAAATCGAGCAAGTGATCCAAATCCTAAATTTGCCTGTGGCCTTGACAAAAAACATGGATACTGCTGATGTGGTTTTAGGATTGCGATCGCATGTTAAAAGCCACTCCAAGCTCAAGTCCATTGCTAAATCTCGTCAGATCCCGATTCACGCCATCAAAGCTAGCTCCATCCCCCAGATTACTCGGGCATTACGGCGTCTGTTGCACATGGATGACCCCACAATTCCCGATGCTGCTGATTTGGAGTTATTTGCCCAAAGCGTTAGCGAGGATGAAATCGAGGCTCTAGAAGAAGCCCGTTTAGCAGTTGAGCAAATTGTGATTCCCAAAGGCCAACCCGTAGAATTGTTGCCGCGATCGCCCAAGGTGCGGAAAATGCAACACGAGTTAGTTGAACACTATCGCCTCAAGTCTTCTAGCTTTGGCGATGAACCCAACCGACGTTTACGGATTTATCCGGCCTGA
- a CDS encoding salt stress protein, Slr1339 family — protein sequence MESMDDLLAQLKAEYQQKDAGVQPQEKPLFQEQLVDLPLTDPPTSESPAKIPDWVSTAQDRELAEMRTEFTKKDQEDALKQQQELEAEQKRVQQEKQREREALNQQATDWLKTLSPNSAEGLWFEEFSDSYPSKLEAAIDYLQALKETQS from the coding sequence ATGGAATCAATGGATGACTTGTTAGCTCAACTGAAAGCTGAGTATCAACAAAAAGATGCTGGTGTTCAACCGCAAGAAAAACCTCTGTTTCAGGAACAACTAGTTGATTTGCCACTAACTGATCCACCAACTAGTGAATCACCAGCGAAAATACCTGATTGGGTATCTACTGCTCAGGATCGGGAGCTGGCTGAGATGAGAACAGAGTTTACGAAAAAAGACCAAGAAGACGCTCTCAAACAACAGCAGGAACTCGAAGCTGAACAAAAACGAGTTCAGCAGGAAAAACAAAGAGAACGAGAAGCCCTTAATCAGCAAGCGACCGATTGGCTAAAAACCTTAAGTCCAAACTCAGCAGAAGGCTTATGGTTTGAAGAATTTTCTGATTCCTATCCCTCCAAACTGGAGGCAGCAATTGACTATTTGCAAGCCTTAAAAGAAACTCAGTCTTGA
- the ldpA gene encoding circadian clock protein LdpA, giving the protein MNELYYPLHSLREGDWFKLICGASFQHLPAVRSLTLAYTLAGADCIDVAADPAVISAAKDALQVANTMGNEAKQRGFGFCGRPWLMVSLNDGEDPHFRKAEFDSDLCPGDCPRPCEKICPAQAITFQNGSDAYSGVLDQRCYGCGRCLPVCPHQLITTRSYVSAPFAIAPLILSNGVDAIEIHTKVGNLPDFKRLWNAIAPWCAQLKLLAISCPDGKDLIDYLKEIYQLIQPLPCPLIWQTDGRPMSGDIGMGTTHAAIKLAQKVIAAGLPGYVQLAGGTNNHTVSKLRAARLLKLAQVDRLPVERSYNNLDQKATLGEQPNNLPYVAGVAYGSYARVLLSPILEKLEQNYDQNVDHHQGFVPNPSYRNLEDVPDLLWQAVATAHALVAQLKSVKKIPQSI; this is encoded by the coding sequence GTGAATGAACTTTACTATCCCTTACATTCCTTAAGGGAGGGTGATTGGTTCAAGCTCATTTGCGGAGCCAGTTTTCAACACCTCCCTGCTGTTAGAAGCCTAACCTTGGCTTACACCCTCGCCGGTGCCGATTGTATTGATGTGGCAGCTGACCCGGCGGTCATTTCGGCGGCGAAAGATGCCTTACAAGTCGCCAACACCATGGGAAATGAAGCCAAACAGCGAGGGTTTGGATTCTGTGGCAGACCATGGCTGATGGTGAGCTTGAATGATGGGGAAGACCCCCATTTCCGAAAAGCCGAATTTGACTCAGATTTGTGTCCAGGGGACTGCCCCCGTCCCTGTGAAAAGATTTGCCCAGCACAAGCAATTACTTTCCAGAATGGCAGTGACGCTTACTCTGGTGTGCTCGACCAACGCTGCTATGGCTGTGGTCGTTGTCTGCCAGTTTGCCCCCATCAGCTGATCACTACTCGCTCATACGTATCAGCTCCTTTTGCGATCGCACCCCTGATTCTAAGCAATGGCGTTGATGCTATAGAAATTCACACCAAAGTCGGGAATTTACCAGACTTTAAAAGACTATGGAATGCGATCGCACCCTGGTGCGCTCAACTCAAACTCCTAGCCATTAGCTGCCCAGATGGTAAAGATTTGATTGACTACCTAAAAGAAATCTACCAACTCATCCAGCCTTTACCCTGTCCTCTAATCTGGCAAACTGATGGACGTCCTATGAGTGGGGATATAGGCATGGGTACAACTCATGCTGCTATCAAACTCGCTCAAAAAGTCATCGCTGCTGGATTACCAGGATACGTACAGTTAGCTGGTGGTACCAATAACCACACCGTCAGCAAACTAAGAGCAGCTAGGCTTTTGAAGCTAGCCCAAGTTGATAGGTTGCCGGTTGAACGTTCTTACAACAACCTTGACCAAAAGGCCACTCTAGGCGAACAACCAAATAATCTACCCTACGTTGCCGGTGTGGCTTACGGTAGCTACGCCCGAGTTCTACTCTCACCGATTCTAGAAAAGTTAGAACAAAACTATGACCAAAACGTTGATCACCACCAGGGATTCGTGCCTAATCCCTCTTATAGAAACCTTGAAGATGTACCAGATCTGCTCTGGCAGGCTGTGGCAACTGCCCATGCCCTGGTGGCTCAACTCAAATCAGTCAAAAAAATTCCTCAGAGTATTTAA
- a CDS encoding NAD(P)H-quinone oxidoreductase subunit N — MALITTGKSFIRALEKSGALAVYAPLEGGFEGRYQRRLRAAGYITVSITAKGLGDPAAYLTGIHGVRPPHLGKKNMGKSSAVGDVYYLPPLVNYQLSALSPNSKGLVLWILEGNILSSQEVDYLTTLPQQEPRVKVILEMGGERYFRWQPLKETLPGLVSVANF, encoded by the coding sequence ATGGCACTGATCACCACCGGCAAGTCATTCATCCGGGCACTAGAAAAGTCTGGTGCATTGGCAGTTTATGCACCATTAGAAGGTGGGTTTGAAGGTCGTTATCAGCGGCGTTTGCGGGCTGCTGGCTATATCACCGTTTCCATTACTGCCAAAGGACTAGGAGATCCAGCTGCTTATCTAACTGGAATTCACGGTGTTCGCCCTCCTCATCTGGGCAAGAAAAATATGGGTAAATCATCTGCAGTCGGTGATGTTTACTACCTGCCGCCCTTGGTAAACTACCAACTGTCAGCCCTATCTCCCAACTCTAAAGGGTTGGTGCTGTGGATTCTTGAAGGAAATATACTATCTAGTCAAGAAGTTGACTATCTAACGACATTGCCCCAGCAAGAACCACGAGTCAAAGTAATCCTAGAGATGGGAGGGGAGCGTTATTTCCGTTGGCAACCCCTCAAGGAGACTTTGCCGGGACTGGTTTCTGTAGCCAATTTCTAG
- a CDS encoding SpoIID/LytB domain-containing protein — translation MLKSIIVLGGRHWWLSFLLWILLIGPVQAAVELRIAVEQGVKQVTLGSSTTAIVRDGTGQAVGNLNAMAGMTAETNGSGIKLGQWQGKSLWIEPKDNGYVWIGDRWYRGRTRLVSSDNKLTAVNHVDLEQYLYSVIGAEMSPSWPIEALKAQAVAARSYVLHQRSKSKSDIYDIGDTQRWQVYKGLNSETASTHQAVNATAGQIMTYGNKVILAVFHAASGGHTENVEDIWWSEPIPYLQGVPDYDQGTPVYQWTKSFSASQLSQKIPGVGNIIAMTPVERTPRGRVITLKVEGSRNTKTIKGKELRKILGLKSRLFTVSKTENGFQFNGRGYGHGLGLSQWGAYNLSRRGLNYLQILSHYYSSAKLSQID, via the coding sequence ATGCTCAAGTCAATCATTGTTCTAGGAGGGCGTCATTGGTGGCTCTCTTTTTTATTGTGGATACTTCTAATCGGACCAGTTCAGGCAGCGGTAGAACTGCGGATAGCGGTTGAGCAAGGAGTCAAACAGGTAACCTTGGGGAGTTCCACCACAGCCATTGTCAGAGATGGGACAGGTCAAGCCGTGGGAAACTTAAACGCCATGGCAGGTATGACTGCGGAAACTAACGGTAGTGGAATTAAGTTAGGTCAGTGGCAAGGGAAATCCCTCTGGATTGAACCGAAAGACAATGGTTATGTTTGGATTGGCGATCGCTGGTACCGGGGACGCACTCGACTGGTTAGTTCTGACAATAAGTTAACAGCAGTCAACCATGTTGATTTAGAACAATATCTATATAGCGTGATTGGCGCAGAAATGAGCCCCAGTTGGCCGATAGAAGCCTTGAAAGCCCAAGCAGTAGCAGCTCGTTCCTATGTGCTTCATCAACGTAGCAAATCCAAGAGCGATATCTATGATATAGGGGATACCCAGCGTTGGCAAGTTTACAAAGGTCTAAATAGCGAAACAGCCAGCACCCATCAAGCGGTTAATGCCACAGCGGGACAGATAATGACGTATGGTAATAAAGTGATTCTCGCTGTTTTCCATGCTGCCTCTGGAGGACATACAGAAAATGTAGAAGATATTTGGTGGAGTGAACCCATTCCTTATCTACAGGGTGTACCTGATTACGATCAGGGCACACCAGTCTACCAGTGGACAAAAAGCTTTTCTGCTAGTCAACTGAGCCAGAAGATTCCTGGTGTTGGTAATATCATCGCCATGACCCCAGTGGAGAGGACACCCCGAGGCAGGGTGATCACTCTTAAAGTAGAAGGCAGTAGGAATACAAAGACGATTAAGGGCAAGGAATTACGCAAAATCCTAGGTCTGAAAAGTCGGCTGTTTACCGTGTCCAAAACCGAAAATGGTTTCCAATTCAACGGTCGTGGTTATGGTCACGGATTGGGGTTAAGTCAGTGGGGAGCCTACAACTTATCCCGTCGGGGATTGAATTACCTACAAATTTTGAGTCACTATTACTCTAGTGCTAAACTATCCCAGATTGATTGA
- a CDS encoding RNA-guided endonuclease InsQ/TnpB family protein, with the protein MIIAYQYRLKPRKNQQAKIDHWLSMLCAQYNYLLADRFRWYEENRCSINACPLVCHLPELRDNPDYYSQKKTLPNLKKTHPWYKDIYSQVLQDVVKRVKLVFDRFIKGDSNGKRSGRPRFKKQHRYRTFTYPQMKEGCLEGNLINLPKIGKVKVVLHRPIPDGFKIKTASITKKCDRYYLVLSLEDKTVPEIKPDINLDSIVGIDVGLKEFLTTSEGETIKIPQYYRKTQKRLRVIQKRISRRNKRGSNRLKAIKQLGKQHKKVADKRKDFHFKTANYLLSKYDVVAHEKLNVKGLAKSRLAKSVLDAGWSSFLTILTSKAENAGLLAIPVSAQNTSQNCSNCGKKVPKKLHVRWHDCPYCGCSLDRDHNAAINIRNRAAGQSVLKAQRLLRDARIGWEAYAEPNGSA; encoded by the coding sequence ATGATAATCGCGTACCAGTACCGGCTAAAACCGAGGAAAAATCAGCAAGCTAAGATAGATCACTGGCTATCAATGCTATGTGCTCAATACAATTACTTGTTAGCGGATCGATTCAGATGGTACGAAGAAAATCGTTGCTCAATTAATGCTTGCCCTCTTGTCTGTCATCTTCCCGAATTAAGAGACAATCCAGATTATTACTCCCAGAAAAAGACCTTACCAAATCTTAAAAAAACTCATCCCTGGTATAAGGACATTTATTCCCAGGTACTTCAGGATGTAGTTAAAAGAGTCAAATTAGTTTTTGATAGGTTCATCAAAGGGGATAGCAATGGGAAGCGGAGTGGCAGACCCAGATTTAAAAAACAGCACCGCTACCGTACCTTTACTTACCCTCAAATGAAGGAAGGGTGTCTGGAGGGCAATCTGATTAACCTGCCAAAAATAGGCAAGGTCAAGGTTGTACTGCATCGTCCTATTCCTGATGGCTTTAAAATCAAGACAGCTTCGATTACTAAAAAGTGTGATAGGTACTACCTGGTTTTATCTCTCGAAGATAAGACCGTCCCCGAGATTAAACCTGATATCAATCTAGACTCAATAGTTGGTATTGATGTTGGCCTTAAGGAGTTCTTGACTACCTCTGAAGGGGAGACGATCAAGATTCCCCAATATTACCGAAAGACTCAGAAAAGACTGAGGGTTATTCAAAAGAGAATATCTCGACGGAATAAGAGAGGTAGTAACAGGCTTAAAGCTATCAAGCAACTTGGTAAACAACACAAAAAAGTAGCGGATAAGCGAAAAGACTTCCATTTCAAGACCGCTAATTATTTACTATCAAAATATGACGTAGTTGCTCACGAAAAGTTAAATGTAAAGGGACTCGCTAAATCTCGATTGGCTAAATCTGTGTTGGACGCTGGGTGGTCTAGCTTTCTGACAATCTTAACAAGCAAAGCCGAAAATGCTGGCCTGTTGGCGATTCCAGTAAGTGCTCAAAATACTTCACAGAATTGCTCCAATTGCGGCAAAAAAGTCCCTAAAAAGCTGCATGTTCGGTGGCATGATTGTCCCTATTGCGGATGCAGTTTGGATCGCGACCACAATGCTGCGATCAATATACGAAATAGAGCGGCAGGGCAGTCCGTTCTTAAAGCCCAGCGCCTCCTAAGGGATGCCCGGATTGGCTGGGAAGCCTACGCTGAACCCAACGGGTCAGCGTAG
- a CDS encoding vWA domain-containing protein: protein MLEQRDYTLIIDKSGSMSIRDQLAGKSRWQIMQESTLALANKCEELDPDGITVYVFAGRFKRYDNVTADKVLQIFQENEPSGRTDLAGVLLDATNDYFKRKASGQTKENGETILVVTDGEPDERKAVMKVIIEASRRIDVDEELAISFIQIGEDLQATKFLKILDDELQNAGAKFDIVDTVTIDQMEDMTLTEVLINAIID from the coding sequence ATGCTCGAACAACGTGACTACACCTTAATCATCGATAAAAGTGGCAGCATGTCGATTAGGGATCAACTGGCTGGCAAAAGCCGTTGGCAAATCATGCAGGAGTCTACCCTTGCCTTAGCGAATAAATGTGAAGAATTAGATCCAGATGGCATCACGGTTTATGTATTTGCTGGTCGCTTTAAACGCTACGACAATGTAACCGCAGATAAAGTCCTACAGATATTCCAGGAAAATGAACCATCGGGACGCACGGATTTAGCTGGTGTTTTACTTGATGCCACCAACGACTATTTTAAACGTAAGGCTAGTGGCCAAACCAAAGAAAATGGAGAAACCATCTTAGTCGTCACTGATGGCGAGCCTGATGAACGGAAAGCTGTGATGAAGGTTATCATAGAAGCATCACGGCGTATTGATGTCGATGAAGAACTAGCAATTTCCTTCATCCAAATCGGGGAGGATCTCCAGGCAACTAAATTCTTAAAAATATTAGATGATGAGCTGCAAAATGCTGGGGCTAAGTTCGATATCGTAGATACCGTAACTATTGATCAGATGGAGGATATGACTCTCACTGAAGTTTTGATAAATGCTATTATTGACTAA
- a CDS encoding CopG family transcriptional regulator, whose product MKDKKLTIRITDFEKRQLEQEANRRGMTSSELIRSLIARFPDPRNPVRDSSLETKP is encoded by the coding sequence ATGAAAGACAAAAAATTAACAATTAGGATTACCGATTTTGAAAAAAGACAACTGGAACAAGAGGCCAATCGCAGAGGAATGACCTCATCTGAGTTGATTAGGAGTTTGATAGCTCGTTTCCCTGATCCAAGGAATCCTGTCCGCGATTCATCCCTGGAGACGAAACCTTAG